A section of the Sebastes fasciatus isolate fSebFas1 chromosome 21, fSebFas1.pri, whole genome shotgun sequence genome encodes:
- the LOC141759296 gene encoding myosin-7-like encodes MSGDAHMAEFGAAASFLRKSDKERLAAQTRIFDIKKECFVPDPEVEYVKARVTSRDGNKVTVETEFGKTTTHKEEDIHPQNPPKFDKIEDMAMFTFLHEPAVLFNLKERYAAWMIYTYSGLFCVTVNPYKMLPVYDQAVVNAYRGKKRSEAPPHIYSISDNAYQYMLSDRENQSILITGESGAGKTVNTKRVIQYFASIAAVSGKKDAAQERKGTLEDQIIQANPALEAFGNAKTIRNDNSSRFGKFIRIHFAASGKLASADIETYLLEKSRVTYQLKAERDYHIFYQILSQKKPELLDMLLITNNPYDYAFISQGETTVASIDDAEELISTDEAFDVLGFTQEEKNGIYKMTGAVMHYGNMKFKQKQREEQAEPDGTEDTDKVAYLMGLNSADLIKGLCHPRVKVGNEWVTKGQSVQQVSYSIGALAKSVYEKMFLWMVVRINQSLDTKQARQYFIGVLDIAGFEIFDYNTFEQLCINYTNEKLQQFFNHHMFVLEQEEYKKEGIVWEFIDFGMDLAACIELIEKAMGIMSILEEECMFPKASDATFKAKLYDNHLGKSPNFQKPRVIKGKPEAHFSLVHYAGIVDYNITNWLVKNKDPLNETVVGLFQKSNLKLLSVLFAGYAGSESDAGGKGKGAKKKGSSFQTVSALHRENLNKLMTNLRSTHPHFVRCLIPNETKTPGEMENPLVMHQLRCNGVLEGIRICRKGFPNRIQYGDFKQRYRILNPNAIPEGQFIDNKKGAEKLLGSLDIDHEQYRLGHTKVFFKAGLLGALEEMRDDRLSLIITGIQARSRGKLARLEFEKIVERRDSLLVIQWNVRAFMGVKNWPWMKLYFKIKPLLKSAENVKEMANMKEEFTKLKEAYAKSEARKKELEEKMVTLLQEKNDLQLHVQTEQDNLSDAEERCEGLIKSKIQLEAKAKELTERLEDEEEMNAELTAKKRKLEDECSELKKDIDDLELTLAKVEKEKHATENKVKNLTEEMAALDEIIAKLTKEKKALQEAHQQTLDDLQSEEDKVNSLTKAKIKLEQQVDDLEGSLEQEKKVRMDLERAKRKLEGDLKLTQENLMDLENDKQQLEEKLKKKDFEISQLLGKIEDEQTMGVQLQKKLKELQARIEELEEELEAERAARAKVEKQRAELARELEEISERLEEAGGATSAQIEMNKKREAEFQKMRRDLEEATLQHEATAASLRKKNADSVADLGEQIDNLQRVKQKLEKEKSELRLELDDVVSNMEQTLKVKTNLEKMCRTLEDQMTEYKTKSEEGQRTINDLTMQKAKLQTENGEFARQLEEKGSLISQLTRGKQSYTQQIEDLKRQLEEEVKAKNALAHAVQSARHDCDLLREQFEEEQEAKAELQRSMSKANSEVAQWRTKYETDAIQRTEELEEAKKKLTQRLQDAEEAVEAANAKCSSLEKTKHRLQGEIEDLMVDVERSNAAAAALDKKQRNFDKILAEWKQKYEESQTELEASQKEARSLSTEIFKLKNSYEESLDHLETMKRENKNLQEEISDLTEQLGEGVKSIHELEKIRKQLEQEKAEIQSALEEAEGTLEHEESKILRVQLEFNQVKADIERKLAEKDEEMEQAKRNHQRVADTLQSSLEAETRSRNEALRVKKKMEGDLNEMEIQLSLANRQAAEAQKQLKGLHAHLKDAQLQLDDALRANDELKENIAIVERRNNLLQAELDELRSLVEQTERGRKLAEQELLDVSERVQLLHSQNTSLLNQKKKLEADTTQLQNEVEEAVQECRNAEEKAKKAITDAAMMAEELKKEQDTCAHLERMKKNMEQTIKDLQHRLDEAEQIAMKGGKKQIQKLEARVRELENDVDMEQKKNSDAVKGIRKYERRMKELTYQTEEDKKNLSRLQGLVDKLQLKVKSYKRTAEEAEEQSNVNLGKLRKIQHELEEAEERADISESQVNKLRAKSRDIGAKKAHDEE; translated from the exons ATGTCAGGCGACGCCCACATGGCGGAGTTTGGGGCCGCCGCTTCCTTCCTGAGAAAGTCAGATAAGGAGCGTCTGGCGGCCCAGACTCGAATCTTTGACATAAAGAAGGAGTGTTTCGTGCCCGACCCCGAGGTAGAGTACGTTAAAGCCAGAGTCACCAGCAGAGACGGCAACAAAGTCACCGTTGAAACTGAGTTTGGAAAA ACTACGACCCATAAGGAGGAAGACATCCACCCTCAGAACCCGCCAAAGTTCGATAAAATTGAAGACATGGCGATGTTCACCTTCCTCCATGAACCTGCGGTGCTGTTTAACCTCAAAGAGCGTTATGCAGCATGGATGATCTAC ACCTACTCAGGGCTGTTCTGTGTGACTGTCAACCCCTACAAGATGCTGCCAGTGTACGACCAGGCGGTGGTCAACGCCTACAGAGGAAAGAAGAGGTCTGAAGCTCCTCCTCACATCTACTCCATCTCTGACAATGCCTACCAGTACATGCTGTCAG ACAGAGAAAACCAGTCTATCCTTATCAC CGGAGAATCCGGTGCAGGAAAGACTGTGAACACCAAGAGAGTCATCCAGTACTTTGCCAGCATTGCGGCTGTTTCTGGCAAGAAGGATGCTGCTCAAGAGAGAAAG GGCACCCTGGAGGATCAAATCATCCAGGCCAACCCTGCTCTGGAGGCCTTCGGAAACGCCAAGACCATCAGAAACGACAACTCTTCCAGATTT GGTAAATTCATTCGAATCCACTTTGCTGCCAGTGGAAAGTTGGCTTCTGCTGACATTGAGACAT ATCTGCTGGAGAAATCCCGTGTCACCTATCAGCTCAAGGCTGAAAGAGACTACCACATCTTCTACCAGATTCTGTCCCAAAAGAAACCCGAGCTGCTTG ATATGCTGCTAATCACCAACAACCCCTATGACTACGCCTTCATCTCCCAAGGAGAGACGACTGTAGCCTCCATTGATGATGCAGAAGAGCTGATCTCTACTGAT GAAGCTTTTGATGTCCTGGGCTTCACCCAAGAGGAGAAGAACGGCATCTACAAGATGACTGGTGCCGTCATGCATTACGGAAACATGAAGTTCAAACAGAAGCAGAGGGAAGAGCAAGCAGAGCCTGACGGCACAGAGG ATACAGACAAAGTTGCATATCTGATGGGTTTGAACTCCGCTGACCTCATCAAGGGCCTGTGCCACCCAAGAGTGAAAGTAGGCAACGAGTGGGTCACCAAAGGTCAAAGTGTGCAGCAA GTGAGCTACTCTATCGGTGCACTGGCCAAGTCGGTGTACGAGAAAATGTTCTTGTGGATGGTGGTGAGAATCAACCAATCTCTGGATACCAAGCAAGCTCGCCAGTACTTCATCGGTGTGCTGGACATTGCTGGATTTGAGATCTTTGAT TACAACACCTTTGAGCAACTGTGCATCAACTATACTaatgagaagctgcagcagttctTCAACCACCACATGTTTGTGCTGGAACAAGAAGAGTACAAGAAAGAGGGCATTGTGTGGGAGTTCATTGACTTTGGTATGGACTTAGCAGCCTGCATTGAACTCATTGAGAAG GCCATGGGCATCATGTCCATCCTTGAAGAGGAGTGCATGTTCCCCAAAGCCAGCGACGCAACATTTAAAGCCAAACTGTATGACAACCATCTGGGTAAAAGTCCCAACTTCCAGAAACCGAGGGTAATTAAGGGGAAGCCAGAGGCTCATTTCTCCCTGGTTCACTATGCTGGTATTGTTGATTACAATATCACTAACTGGCTGGTGAAAAACAAGGACCCACTGAATGAGACCGTGGTTGGACTGTTTCAGAAGTCCAACCTCAAGTTACTGTCTGTCCTGTTTGCTGGGTATGCTGGTTCAGAATCAG ATGCAGGAGGCAAGGGAAAGGGAGCAAAGAAGAAAGGTTCTTCCTTCCAGACTGTATCTGCACTTCACAGG GAGAACTTGAACAAACTGATGACCAATCTCAGGTCAACTCACCCCCACTTTGTACGCTGCCTCATCCCCAATGAGACCAAGACTCCCGGGGAGATGGAGAATCCTCTGGTCATGCACCAGCTGCGCTGTAACGGTGTGCTGGAAGGTATCAGGATCTGCAGGAAGGGATTCCCCAACAGGATCCAGTATGGAGACTTCAaacaaag ATACCGCATCCTAAACCCTAATGCCATCCCTGAGGGACAGTTCATTGACAATAAGAAAGGAGCAGAAAAACTTTTGGGCTCTTTGGATATTGACCATGAGCAGTATAGACTGGGACACACAAAG GTGTTCTTCAAAGCTGGTCTGCTTGGTGCTCTTGAGGAGATGAGAGACGATCGCCTCTCTCTCATCATCACAGGAATTCAAGCGAGATCCAGAGGAAAACTCGCCAGACTTGAGTTCGAGAAAATCGTTGAGCGCAG GGATTCCTTACTGGTGATCCAGTGGAACGTGCGGGCCTTCATGGGTGTCAAGAATTGGCCATGGATGAAGTTGTACTTCAAGATCAAACCTCTGCTGAAATCAGCCGAGAATGTGAAGGAGATGGCGAACATGAAGGAGGAGTTTACGAAGCTCAAAGAGGCTTATGCTAAATCTGAGGCCCGCAAGAAAGAGCTGGAGGAAAAAATGGTCACCCTTCTTCAAGAGAAGAACGACCTGCAGCTCCATGTTCAAACT GAACAAGACAATCTTTCAGATGCTGAGGAGCGCTGTGAGGGTCTGATCAAGAGTAAGATCCAGCTTGAGGCCAAAGCcaaagagctgacagagagactggaagatgaagaggagatgaatGCAGAGCTTACTGCTAAGAAGAGAAAGCTGGAAGACGAGTGTTCAGAACTCAAGAAGGACATCGATGATCTGGAGCTGACTCTGGCTAAAGTGGAAAAGGAAAAGCATGCCACAGAGAACAAG GTTAAAAACCTGACTGAAGAAATGGCAGCTTTGGATGAAATCATTGCCAAGTTGACCAAAGAGAAGAAAGCTCTTCAGGAGGCTCACCAGCAAACGCTGGACGACCTGCAGAGTGAGGAAGACAAAGTCAACTCTCTGACCAAGGCCAAAATCAAGCTGGAGCAGCAAGTCGATGAT CTTGAAGGATCATTGGAGCAAGAGAAGAAAGTGAGGATGGATCTGGAAAGAGCCAAGAGAAAACTGGAAGGGGACTTAAAGTTAACCCAAGAAAATCTGATGGATCTGGAGAATGACaagcagcagctggaggaaaaactcaaaaa gaAAGACTTTGAAATCAGCCAGCTGCTAGGTAAGATTGAGGATGAACAGACCATGGGCGTTCAACTCCAGAAGAAACTGAAGGAGCTACAG GCTCGCATTGAAGAGCTGGAGGAAGAACTGGAGGCCGAGCGAGCTGCCCGAGCCAAGGTGGAGAAACAGAGGGCCGAATTGGCCAGAGAGCTGGAGGAGATCAGCGAGAGGTTGGAGGAGGCCGGAGGAGCCACCTCCGCCCAGATCGAGATGAACAAGAAGAGGGAGGCCGAGTTTCAGAAGATGCGCAGGGACCTCGAAGAGGCCACTCTGCAGCACGAAGCCACTGCTGCTTCGCTTCGAAAGAAAAACGCAGACAGCGTGGCTGACCTGGGGGAGCAGATCGACAACCTGCAAAGAGTCAAACAGAAGctggagaaagaaaagagcGAGCTCAGACTGGAGCTGGATGATGTGGTGTCCAACATGGAGCAGACTTTAAAAGTTAaa ACCAACCTGGAGAAAATGTGTCGCACTCTGGAGGATCAGATGACCGAATACAAGACGAAATCGGAGGAAGGCCAGCGTACCATCAATGACCTGACGATGCAAAAAGCAAAGCTTCAAACAGAAAATG gtgAGTTTGCCAGgcagctggaggagaagggCTCTCTGATCTCTCAGCTGACCAGAGGGAAGCAGTCTTACACTCAACAGATTGAGGACCTCAAGAGACAACTAGAGGAGGAAGTCAAG GCCAAGAATGCACTTGCCCATGCAGTGCAGTCAGCTCGCCACGACTGCGATTTGTTGAGGGAGCAAtttgaggaggagcaggaggccaAAGCTGAGCTCCAACGCAGCATGTCCAAAGCAAACTCTGAGGTGGCTCAGTGGAGAACCAAGTACGAAACCGACGCCATCCAGAGAACAGAGGAGCTGGAAGAAGCAAA GAAAAAGCTAACTCAACGCTTACAGGATGCAGAAGAAGCTGTTGAAGCTGCCAATGCTAAATGTTCCTCCCTGGAGAAAACCAAACACAGGCTTCAGGGTGAGATTGAGGATCTCATGGTGGATGTGGAGAGATCgaacgctgctgctgcagctctggacaaaaaacaaagaaactttGACAAG ATCCTGGCTGAGTGGAAGCAGAAGTATGAGGAGTCCCAGACTGAGCTGGAAGCTTCCCAGAAAGAGGCTCGTTCTCTCAGCACCGAGATCTTCAAACTGAAGAACTCTTATGAAGAATCTCTGGATCATCTGGAGACcatgaaaagagaaaacaagaatCTCCAAG AGGAAATTTCTGACCTGACTGAGCAACTCGGTGAGGGAGTAAAGAGCATCCACGAGCTGGAGAAGATCCGTAaacagctggagcaggagaaggCCGAGATACAATCTGCTCTGGAGGAAGCTGAG ggtACCCTTGAGCATGAGGAGAGCAAGATCCTCCGAGTTCAGCTCGAGTTCAACCAGGTGAAGGCTGACATTGAGCGTAAGCTGGCCGAGAAGGACGAGGAGATGGAGCAGGCCAAGCGTAACCACCAGAGAGTGGCGGACACTCTGCAGAGCTCCCTGGAGGCCGAGACTCGCAGCAGAAACGAGGCCCTCagggtgaagaagaagatggagggaGACCTCAACGAGATGGAGATCCAGCTGAGCCTGGCCAACAGGCAGGCAGCGGAGGCTCAGAAGCAGCTCAAGGGACTCCATGCTCACCTGAAG GACGCGCAGTTGCAGCTGGACGATGCCCTCCGTGCCAACGATGAGCTGAAGGAGAACATTGCCATTGTGGAGAGACGTAACAACCTGCTGCAGGCTGAACTCGATGAGTTGAGGTCTTTGGtggagcagacagagagaggtcgTAAACTGGCTGAGCAGGAGCTGCTGGATGTCAGCGAGAGGGTTCAGCTGCTGCACTCTCAG AACACCAGCCTTCTGAACCAGAAGAAGAAGCTCGAGGCCGACACAACTCAGCTCCAGAACGAGGTGGAGGAGGCGGTGCAGGAGTGCAGGAATGCCGAGGAGAAGGCGAAGAAGGCCATCACCGATGCCGCCATGATGGCAGAGGAGCTAAAGAAGGAGCAGGACACCTGCGCTCACCTGGAGCGCATGAAGAAAAACATGGAACAAACCATCAAAGACCTGCAGCACCGTCTGGATGAAGCTGAGCAAATAGCCATGAAAGGTGGCAAGAAGCAGATCCAGAAGCTGGAGGCCAGG GTGAGAGAGTTGGAGAATGACGTGGATATggagcaaaagaaaaacagcgaTGCAGTGAAAGGTATCCGCAAGTACGAGAGACGCATGAAAGAGCTCACTTACCAG ACGGAGGAGGACAAAAAGAATCTGAGTCGCCTGCAGGGCCTGGTGGATAAGCTGCAACTGAAAGTCAAATCCTACAAGCGAACTGCAGAGGAGGCT gaggaACAGTCCAATGTAAATCTGGGCAAGTTGCGCAAGATACAGCACGAGCTGGAGGAAGCAGAGGAGAGGGCCGATATCTCAGAGTCTCAGGTCAACAAGCTGAGAGCGAAGAGCCGCGACATCGGTGCTAAG AAAGCACATGACGAAGAGTGA